The nucleotide window CACCGAGATCCCGATCCTCAACGGGGTAGACCTGACCGTGAAATCCGGTGAGACACATGCCTTGATGGGTCCCAACGGCTCCGGCAAGTCCACCCTGTCCTATGCCGTTGCCGGTCACCCCAAGTACCAGGTGACTTCGGGTTCGATCACGCTGGACGGCGCGGATGTGCTGGCGATGAGTATCGACGAGCGCGCGCGGGCCGGACTGTTTCTGGCGATGCAGTATCCCGTCGAGGTGTCCGGCGTCTCGGTGTCGAACTTCCTGCGCTCGGCGGCGACGGCCATCCGGGGCGAGGCGCCGAAGCTGCGGCACTGGGTCAAAGAGGTCAAGGCTGCCATGGCCGCCTTGGACATCGACCCGTCGTTCGCCGAGCGCAGCGTCAACGAAGGTTTCTCGGGCGGAGAAAAGAAGCGCCATGAGATCCTGCAGTTAGAGCTGCTTAAGCCAAAGATCGCCGTCCTCGATGAAACCGACTCCGGCCTGGACGTGGACGCACTGCGCGTGGTCAGCGAGGGCGTGAACCGTTATGCCGAAGCAGAGCACGGTGGCATCCTGCTGATCACCCACTACACCCGCATCCTGCGCTACATCCATCCGGAATACGTGCACGTGTTCGTCGGCGGCCGCATCGCCGAGTCCGG belongs to Mycobacterium basiliense and includes:
- the sufC gene encoding Fe-S cluster assembly ATPase SufC yields the protein MTILEIKDLHVSVESPDATEIPILNGVDLTVKSGETHALMGPNGSGKSTLSYAVAGHPKYQVTSGSITLDGADVLAMSIDERARAGLFLAMQYPVEVSGVSVSNFLRSAATAIRGEAPKLRHWVKEVKAAMAALDIDPSFAERSVNEGFSGGEKKRHEILQLELLKPKIAVLDETDSGLDVDALRVVSEGVNRYAEAEHGGILLITHYTRILRYIHPEYVHVFVGGRIAESGGPELADELEQNGYVRFTQTAATGV